A portion of the Tamandua tetradactyla isolate mTamTet1 chromosome 16, mTamTet1.pri, whole genome shotgun sequence genome contains these proteins:
- the MAF gene encoding transcription factor Maf: protein MASELAMSNSDLPTSPLAMEYVNDFDLMKFEVKKEPVETDRIISQCGRLIAGGSLSSTPMSTPCSSVPPSPSFSAPSPGSGSEQKAHLEDYYWMTGYPQQLNPEALGFSPEDAVEALISNSHQLQGGFDGYARGAQQLAAAAGAGAGASLGGSGEEMGPAAAVVSAVIAAAAAQSGAGPHYHHHHHHAAGHHHHPTAGAPGAAGSASASAGGAGGAGGGGPASAGGGGGGGGGGGGGAAGAGGALHPHHAASGLHFDDRFSDEQLVTMSVRELNRQLRGVSKEEVIRLKQKRRTLKNRGYAQSCRFKRVQQRHVLESEKNQLLQQVDHLKQEISRLVRERDAYKEKYEKLVSSGFRENGSSSDNPSSPEFFITEPTRKLETSVGYATFWKPQQRALTSVFTK, encoded by the coding sequence ATGGCATCAGAACTGGCAATGAGCAACTCCGACCTGCCCACCAGTCCCCTGGCCATGGAATATGTTAATGACTTCGATCTGATGAAGTTTGAAGTGAAAAAGGAACCGGTGGAGACCGACCGCATCATCAGCCAGTGCGGCCGTCTCATCGCCGGGGGCTCTCTGTCCTCCACCCCCATGAGCACGCCGTGCAGCTCGGTGCCCCCTTCCCCCAGCTTCTCTGCGCCCAGCCCGGGCTCGGGCAGCGAGCAGAAGGCGCACCTGGAAGACTACTACTGGATGACCGGCTACCCGCAGCAGCTGAACCCCGAAGCGCTGGGCTTCAGCCCCGAGGACGCGGTCGAGGCACTCATCAGCAACAGCCACCAGCTCCAGGGCGGCTTCGATGGCTACGCGCGCGGGGCACAGCAGCTGGCCGCGGCGGCCGGGGCCGGCGCCGGCGCCTCCCTGGGCGGCAGCGGCGAGGAGATGGGCCCCGCCGCCGCCGTGGTGTCCGCCGTGATCGCCGCGGCCGCCGCGCAGAGCGGCGCGGGCCcgcactaccaccaccaccaccaccatgccgcgggccaccaccaccacccgACGGCCGGCGCGCCCGGCGCCGCGGGCAGCGCGTCCGCCTCGGCCGGTGGCGCGGGTGGCGCGGGCGGCGGTGGCCCGGCCAGCgccgggggcggcggcggcggcggcggtggcggcggcgggggcgcggcgggggcggggggcgcccTGCACCCGCACCACGCCGCCAGCGGCCTGCACTTCGACGACCGCTTCTCCGACGAGCAGCTGGTGACCATGTCGGTGCGCGAGCTGAACCGGCAGCTACGCGGGGTCAGCAAGGAGGAGGTGATCCGACTGAAGCAGAAGAGGCGGACCCTGAAAAACCGCGGCTATGCCCAGTCCTGCCGCTTCAAGAGGGTGCAGCAGAGACACGTCCTGGAGTCCGAGAAGAACCAGCTGCTGCAGCAGGTCGACCATCTCAAGCAGGAGATCTCCAGGCTGGTGCGCGAGAGGGACGCGTACAAGGAGAAATATGAGAAGTTGGTGAGCAGCGGCTTCCGAGAAAACGGCTCGAGCAGCGACAACCCGTCCTCTCCCGAGTTTTTCAT